GCCGATGCGGTTGTATTCACTTGATGGAAATACCATGTACCGGATGGATTTTTACCAGTCAGCACTTGGATGCCGAATGACTCCTGATCCTGAAACTTACGCAGCGAGGAGATGACTTGACTGCCAGAAATATTGGTATTGTCATATACAGCGTATTGCGTTTGATCCAGTTCCTTCTGAATACCAGAAAAGTTGTTTTGAGCGGTTTTGGTTGCTTCCTGTGCACTGATAAACAGCACGACAACGATGGTGATAAGGGCGATAGTCAGGAACAGTCCTGCGGCTACTTTCAAAGCGGCTGATGCGTTATTCATGGGTTAACTCCTTTAATTGGGTTTGGATGTAGTATGTTGTAGTAAAGCTGAAAGCCTTATAAACGTGGTACGTTGGTTCATCTTTGTTCCATATAGCTACTTGGATCATTCATTACCGTTCCGGTCTGCGATTCATTGTTGCTATTCATATTTTGCTATTTATTTCTCAACGTCCATTCCTCACAGTTGGTTCAACTGCTGGTAATATGCGCTCATCTGCTGGAAGCTCATATAGATAAATGGCAGCACCAGATAGATAAAGGTCAATACAGTCATCGGCGCGAAGCCAATGATACGCCCCCACTCGGACTTGGTATCGATCATGCGCTCATAATCCTGCTTACGCTTCTCAAAATTGTAATTGCGTTCATTTTCCAGATCGTCAAACGCTTCCTTGATCGGAATGCGCTCCACGGACAAAATCAGCTTGTCGATGGTTCGTGCTAACGGGATAAAGGGCGCATCTTGCTTCAGCACTTCCAGCGCCTGCTCCGCTCCACTTTCAAAATCCAGCACCGCCTTATGTAGCGGCTCACGGAAAATGGTTGAGAACCGTTCCATCCATTCCAGCATCATATCAACTGACATGCGATCAATCTGACACAGCATAGCGATAATCGTGTGGAATTGATCGACTTCATTTTGCATATCGATATACCGCACTTTTTTCTGAAATAGCAGCATCGCATAAGGAATCAGATAGCCGCCATAGGCGATTGCCGCTGCCAATAGTAACTCGTACCATTTAAAATATTCACTTTGCAGCACATGCAGCTTGTCCTCGATACGCTGTGTTGTCGTCAGCAATTGCGAGCTATCGCCCGCCAACTCTGGATCGGCATACAGCAGTTCCATCAGTCGATCTTCCATCTGCTCCGGCTCTACCTGCTGTAGCTGTGTAATGACATGGGTATCAAAAGCGGTCGTCTGCCGTGCCTTGTCCATCTCTGCATCTGACAATTGCCCAAACATGGTGCCATTCTGCGTCGGTGCCTGCAAAATATTGCGTACGGTAATAGAGTGCATCGTTTGAAACGATAGCAGCATCGTTGTAAATAGCGCAGTTGCCAGCAGCACCCGATGCAAATAATGCCACTCCAGCGGCGTTCCTGCATTCGCATCCTTAATCAGCGTCGTAATGCGAAACCGAGCCGTCGTACGCGGTGCTGGAACAAAACGATTGACGATCCACTCTACTGGCTTGAAGGAGAGCAGCTTTTGCTCCCACAACACTTTGCGTACCTTTGCCTGATACAATCCTTCCTGCTGATCCTGCAATTTTTTGAGCAAAATGTATGATAACAGAATGACTGCGAAGATAATGATTTTGAAAAAGAAGCCAAATTTGCTGTCGTAAAATTGCTCCATTACCGGAAAGTTATTCTTCGCCCAGATTTCAATCGGCTTAGTGAACAAGATAGGAGCGATACAGATCGCGGTTAGCCCTTTTAGCAAATAACTGAGCTTGGTACGCTTGAGCAGTTCC
The window above is part of the Paenibacillus sp. JQZ6Y-1 genome. Proteins encoded here:
- a CDS encoding ABC transporter permease; this encodes MNNASAALKVAAGLFLTIALITIVVVLFISAQEATKTAQNNFSGIQKELDQTQYAVYDNTNISGSQVISSLRKFQDQESFGIQVLTGKNPSGTWYFHQVNTTASADSTDYGAVNSDKASGTFADALTQSSGNYINPTGTFKSQIVRDRSNVVRALIFKQN